From the genome of Candidatus Nitrosocosmicus oleophilus, one region includes:
- a CDS encoding FAD-dependent thymidylate synthase translates to MSKKLNQENFNNDERKKLESHFSNSDSNIFVIITPRQVDRGALMSRYSRTDKTMRRIFIDEFLPNPNRGLEFYNRVLLEYGDESVAELGTAQCALEWVSNISAQKIEDHRIGLSFLEKSSRYVAFDKKINGVYKYFRDKKIMSSIYADKYIQSCDLAFETYSKNILPMQQYLKEKIPIDNLIFNDSETKTDTLFNNLKSSMDIDNAKKIYNSSIKAKALDILRNLLPSSTLTNLAITGNGRAFEYLLFNMNSSELGEMKNLGDLLYKELEKYIEPFIKRSKDRHSISYCKYLDNTEKSISRILDKDLYQKHDEISVNDISLDTFINIKSFIGVKLLYHVPNIEAEIKLVASILHEYGRGLSMSFLLDLVTTFSEEKRHEIIRAYSHFRENRRHRPGRAFEVIDYSFELVTNYGMFRDLHRHRLLTMSRQLLSTKYGFDIPEEISELGIEKDYSDCMYYSADTYKLISSTMPAEAQYAVTFAYRYPYFIKMNLREACHMIELRTTPQGHPDYRNACQKMYSLIKHVNPVISEGIKFVDMNSYDLERFKSEKNTVLKKSKINVPDY, encoded by the coding sequence TTGAGTAAGAAATTGAATCAGGAAAATTTTAATAATGATGAAAGAAAAAAACTTGAATCTCATTTTTCCAATTCAGACAGTAATATATTTGTAATAATTACTCCACGTCAGGTCGATCGGGGAGCCTTGATGTCTAGATATTCTAGAACTGACAAGACGATGAGAAGGATATTTATTGATGAATTTCTACCAAATCCCAATAGAGGTCTGGAATTTTATAACAGAGTCCTTTTAGAATATGGCGATGAATCTGTAGCTGAACTCGGGACAGCTCAATGTGCTTTGGAATGGGTATCTAATATATCTGCACAAAAAATAGAAGATCATAGGATCGGATTATCATTTTTAGAAAAATCATCCCGCTACGTTGCATTTGATAAGAAAATTAACGGAGTTTATAAATATTTTAGGGATAAAAAAATCATGTCTTCAATTTATGCCGACAAGTACATACAGTCATGTGATTTGGCATTTGAAACTTATTCAAAGAATATCTTACCTATGCAACAGTATCTAAAAGAAAAAATTCCAATAGATAATCTTATTTTTAATGATTCTGAAACAAAAACTGATACCCTCTTTAACAACCTTAAAAGCTCTATGGATATTGATAATGCAAAAAAAATATATAATTCATCCATTAAGGCCAAAGCTTTAGACATATTGAGAAATCTCCTTCCATCATCAACTCTCACTAATCTGGCAATTACAGGAAATGGAAGAGCGTTTGAATATCTTTTGTTTAATATGAACTCCTCCGAATTAGGAGAAATGAAAAATTTAGGTGATTTATTATATAAAGAACTGGAAAAGTACATCGAACCATTTATCAAACGATCAAAAGATAGACACAGCATTTCATATTGCAAATACCTTGATAATACCGAGAAATCAATTTCACGAATTCTGGATAAGGATCTTTATCAAAAACATGATGAGATTTCCGTTAATGACATTTCATTGGATACTTTCATTAATATCAAAAGTTTCATAGGTGTCAAATTGCTTTATCATGTGCCCAATATCGAAGCAGAAATCAAATTGGTTGCTTCCATTTTGCATGAATATGGTAGAGGTCTATCCATGTCTTTTTTACTAGATCTTGTTACTACCTTCTCTGAAGAAAAGCGACATGAGATTATTCGTGCATATTCTCATTTTAGAGAAAATAGAAGACATAGACCTGGAAGAGCTTTTGAGGTAATTGATTATTCATTTGAATTAGTAACTAATTATGGAATGTTTAGGGATCTTCATAGGCATAGACTTTTGACTATGAGTCGACAGTTGTTATCTACAAAATATGGGTTTGATATTCCAGAGGAGATTAGTGAATTAGGAATAGAAAAGGATTATAGTGATTGTATGTATTATAGTGCTGATACTTACAAGTTAATCTCATCTACAATGCCTGCAGAAGCACAATATGCTGTAACTTTTGCTTATAGGTATCCATATTTTATAAAAATGAATCTTCGTGAAGCATGTCATATGATTGAACTACGAACAACTCCGCAGGGCCATCCAGATTATCGAAATGCGTGTCAGAAGATGTATTCACTGATAAAACACGTCAATCCTGTTATTTCTGAGGGTATCAAATTTGTAGATATGAATAGTTATGATTTAGAAAGATTCAAATCAGAAAAGAATACCGTATTGAAAAAATCTAAAATAAATGTACCTGATTATTAA
- a CDS encoding macro domain-containing protein — translation MNSKVINEIKIKDGRVLTLVEGDITERNVDVIVNPANSYLQHGGGVASTIVRKEGNIIQEESDKIGFVQVGSSTITSSGILPCKSIIHTVGPRMGEGNENEKLSKAINSCLGLCLRKGFESISIPAISSGIFGFPNDKCAKILVNETISFLKNLEDSSAGIKLVEFCILGKDTLQAFQYEFEKSKPEF, via the coding sequence ATGAATTCTAAAGTAATAAATGAAATTAAGATTAAAGATGGTAGAGTGTTGACACTAGTTGAGGGAGATATTACTGAAAGAAATGTCGATGTAATAGTCAATCCTGCAAATTCTTACTTACAGCATGGCGGTGGAGTTGCTAGTACCATAGTAAGGAAAGAGGGAAACATTATCCAGGAGGAAAGCGATAAGATAGGTTTTGTTCAAGTAGGATCATCCACAATAACATCTAGCGGAATTTTGCCATGTAAATCTATCATACATACCGTAGGTCCAAGAATGGGTGAGGGGAATGAGAACGAAAAATTGAGCAAAGCCATCAATAGTTGTCTTGGACTATGCTTGCGAAAAGGATTTGAAAGTATCTCAATCCCTGCAATAAGTTCAGGAATATTTGGTTTTCCAAACGATAAATGTGCCAAAATATTAGTAAATGAAACGATATCTTTTCTAAAAAACCTGGAGGACTCATCTGCAGGTATTAAGCTAGTAGAATTCTGCATACTTGGGAAAGATACATTACAAGCTTTTCAATATGAATTCGAAAAGTCAAAACCAGAATTCTAA
- a CDS encoding winged helix-turn-helix domain-containing protein — MKYRSRTEIVAMILDAANGGATKTKIMYKAFLSYAQLREYLSVLIENNLIEYVEGSQTYKTTEKGLNFLKMHNEIGELLSSTTQK; from the coding sequence GTGAAATATAGAAGTCGAACTGAAATAGTGGCCATGATCCTGGATGCAGCCAACGGCGGAGCAACCAAAACAAAAATCATGTATAAAGCATTTTTAAGTTATGCCCAGTTACGTGAATATTTATCAGTATTAATTGAAAATAATCTAATCGAATATGTTGAGGGTTCACAAACCTACAAAACCACCGAAAAAGGCTTAAACTTTCTTAAAATGCACAATGAAATTGGAGAACTCTTAAGTTCAACTACACAAAAGTAA
- a CDS encoding cytochrome P450 has product MSKTILEFPPGPKFSLRLLSQLSKDPIKTLSNFAQSYGEITHFKIGNGHVYLINNPDYIEKILIYNHKNFRKGKRLQTAKRLLGEGLVTSEGEKHDGQRKIIHPLFLPKRIASYGQIVVDKTSLMCKEWEDGRIMDIHKEMMNVTLRIICKSIMNYEIDSEEASKFSSALEVSKKYFKRLQHPIGHILDHFEILPEVHKSRESIKTLDSIVYQLIEDRKRTTSMDRDEGSGIEVEKEDDLLSRLIQAQLLSIMKSNVKQNNEFDQHQTNAISDLNPMTDQQIRDNVITMLIAGHETTSNAVTWTYYLISQHPEVEQKMFEEIDSVLLKNMDGKKKIYRNPTIKDLPKFRYIEKIFRESMRIYPPVWSIGRLAEEDYLIDKYTIPKGSSILMSQYVMHHDSRYYANPSEFNPDRWTDEFERHLPRFSYFPFGGGIRGCIGESFAWQEGILLIATVSSYWRLELIPNQKIRMDPGITLNPKNGIKMKSRIRSI; this is encoded by the coding sequence ATGTCAAAGACAATACTAGAATTTCCTCCAGGACCAAAATTTTCTCTAAGATTACTAAGTCAATTGTCAAAAGATCCAATCAAAACCTTAAGTAATTTTGCGCAAAGTTATGGAGAGATCACTCACTTTAAAATTGGTAATGGTCATGTATATTTAATTAATAATCCAGATTACATTGAAAAGATTTTGATATATAATCATAAAAATTTTAGAAAAGGTAAAAGACTGCAAACAGCCAAAAGATTGTTGGGCGAAGGCTTAGTAACAAGTGAGGGTGAGAAACATGATGGTCAAAGAAAAATAATTCACCCGTTGTTTTTACCAAAGAGAATTGCTTCTTATGGTCAAATCGTTGTAGACAAGACATCCTTGATGTGCAAAGAATGGGAAGATGGCCGCATCATGGATATTCATAAAGAAATGATGAATGTTACTCTAAGAATAATTTGTAAATCCATTATGAATTATGAAATTGATTCCGAAGAGGCATCTAAATTTTCGTCTGCATTAGAAGTTTCAAAGAAATACTTTAAACGCCTTCAACATCCAATAGGACACATTTTGGATCATTTTGAAATTCTACCAGAAGTACATAAAAGTAGGGAATCAATAAAAACACTTGATTCCATAGTTTATCAATTAATCGAAGATAGAAAAAGGACTACCAGTATGGATAGAGATGAAGGATCAGGTATAGAAGTGGAGAAAGAGGATGACTTGTTATCAAGGCTAATACAAGCACAATTACTATCAATCATGAAATCAAATGTGAAGCAAAATAATGAATTCGACCAGCATCAGACAAACGCAATATCAGACCTTAACCCCATGACTGATCAGCAAATTAGAGACAATGTTATAACCATGCTCATAGCAGGACACGAAACCACATCAAATGCAGTTACTTGGACGTATTATCTCATATCCCAACATCCGGAGGTAGAACAAAAAATGTTTGAAGAAATAGATTCCGTACTTTTAAAAAATATGGATGGAAAGAAAAAGATCTATAGAAATCCAACAATCAAAGATCTTCCCAAATTCAGGTATATTGAAAAAATATTTAGAGAATCAATGCGCATTTATCCACCTGTTTGGAGCATTGGCAGGTTGGCTGAAGAAGATTATTTAATTGATAAATATACGATTCCAAAAGGATCTTCAATCCTAATGAGTCAATATGTTATGCACCATGATAGTCGATATTATGCTAATCCGAGCGAATTCAATCCTGACAGATGGACTGATGAGTTTGAAAGACATTTACCAAGATTTAGTTATTTCCCATTTGGAGGAGGAATACGTGGTTGCATAGGGGAATCTTTCGCATGGCAAGAGGGCATACTATTAATTGCTACCGTTTCAAGCTATTGGAGATTGGAGCTTATCCCAAATCAAAAAATTAGAATGGATCCCGGAATCACACTTAATCCAAAAAATGGTATAAAGATGAAGTCAAGGATTAGATCGATATGA
- a CDS encoding arginase family protein codes for MVTFNYSNVNEVSKADIVIIGVPDESKSHAKRKGTIMGPDILRRSSNESNFFERGGKTIPICPMRGAIDGKCIFDYGNIRREDLYRLIFELVSSKKIPIVIGGDHSITTVILRAIGDYIGKTGLVYFDAHPDFVSTTNDYYGSVLHDASRWIDFNESILIGTRSAEPEELENAIKVGLDIVTPLDINEFGIAKIMDKVKEKSNKGKKYISIDLDCLDPAFAPGVSVPSAGGLSSIDLITLIKVAIGSGILGLDIVELLPEFDINNATSILASRILLESIASIDLAQG; via the coding sequence ATGGTTACTTTTAATTATTCAAATGTAAATGAGGTCTCAAAAGCTGATATTGTCATAATTGGTGTACCTGATGAATCTAAATCCCATGCGAAGAGAAAGGGTACAATAATGGGTCCTGATATTCTTCGGAGATCATCTAACGAATCTAACTTTTTTGAGAGAGGAGGAAAAACTATTCCTATATGTCCAATGCGCGGAGCAATAGATGGGAAATGTATTTTTGATTATGGTAATATCAGGAGAGAAGACTTGTACCGACTAATATTTGAGCTAGTTTCCTCAAAAAAAATTCCCATCGTCATAGGAGGAGATCACTCGATTACTACTGTTATATTGCGTGCAATAGGAGACTACATTGGTAAGACAGGACTTGTGTATTTTGATGCTCATCCCGACTTTGTTTCAACGACAAATGACTATTATGGTTCCGTGTTGCATGACGCTTCAAGATGGATAGATTTTAACGAAAGTATTTTGATAGGAACGCGTTCGGCCGAGCCAGAAGAATTAGAAAATGCTATCAAAGTAGGATTAGACATTGTTACGCCTCTAGATATAAATGAATTTGGAATTGCTAAAATTATGGATAAGGTGAAAGAAAAAAGTAACAAAGGTAAGAAGTATATTTCCATTGATCTTGATTGTTTGGATCCAGCATTTGCTCCGGGAGTTTCAGTCCCCTCAGCAGGTGGTCTATCAAGTATTGATTTGATAACTCTGATTAAGGTGGCAATTGGTTCAGGTATTCTCGGTCTTGATATAGTAGAACTCTTACCGGAATTTGACATCAATAACGCAACTTCAATTCTTGCTTCTAGAATCTTGCTTGAATCTATTGCTTCAATTGATCTCGCGCAAGGCTAA
- a CDS encoding zf-TFIIB domain-containing protein, which translates to MVNELTCPNCSTMMRANQRYGVDIDFCPSCKGIWLDRGEIEKIANASKKYDEDPAYSNERPAYSNERPGNYDDYSREVRKYRSDDDYDHHRYESNQYGYKKKKRGFFTDFFDFD; encoded by the coding sequence ATGGTTAACGAATTAACTTGTCCTAATTGTTCAACCATGATGCGCGCCAATCAAAGATATGGAGTTGATATCGATTTCTGCCCTTCTTGCAAAGGTATATGGCTAGATAGAGGTGAAATAGAAAAAATCGCTAATGCTTCTAAAAAATATGATGAGGACCCTGCATATTCAAATGAACGTCCTGCATATTCAAATGAACGTCCTGGAAATTATGACGATTATTCAAGGGAAGTAAGAAAATACCGAAGCGACGATGATTATGATCATCATCGATATGAATCTAATCAATATGGTTACAAAAAGAAAAAACGAGGATTTTTCACCGATTTTTTTGATTTTGATTAA
- the fen gene encoding flap endonuclease-1 has translation MGLNLKPLITSNPIRIPDLDGKVVAIDAFNVIYQFLATIRGPTGELLANNQGEPTSHLSGLFYRNINLLSDRVKLVYVFDGLPHRLKSGEIQRRRKVKEEATEKYNVALEEGRIDDAKKFSQGTSILTSKMIEESKYLLSLMGIPYITAKSEGEATAALLTKKDLAYSSVSQDYDSILFGAKRLIRNLTVSGKRKIPNRNVYVDIVPEIIEYSQVLKTNNLTHQQLVDVGILIGTDFNPDGFSGIGPKNALKLIQKYKKIEDIEKIKAELLTTPYNEIREIFLNPQVTDIEDLNIEFNEIEKEKTIKYLCDEKNFSNERVINHLGRLEKSIVKRSQSLDKWF, from the coding sequence ATGGGACTAAACCTAAAACCATTGATTACATCTAATCCTATCAGAATTCCCGATTTAGATGGAAAAGTGGTTGCAATAGATGCTTTCAATGTAATTTATCAATTCTTAGCGACAATTAGAGGCCCCACTGGAGAATTACTTGCAAACAACCAAGGAGAACCCACTAGTCATCTTAGTGGACTTTTTTATAGAAACATAAATTTACTTAGTGATAGAGTCAAATTAGTATATGTTTTCGACGGACTACCTCATAGATTGAAATCAGGAGAAATTCAAAGAAGAAGAAAAGTCAAAGAAGAAGCGACTGAAAAGTATAATGTAGCATTGGAAGAGGGAAGAATAGACGACGCAAAAAAATTTAGTCAGGGAACTTCAATTCTAACCTCTAAAATGATTGAAGAATCAAAATACTTATTGTCATTGATGGGTATTCCATATATTACTGCAAAGTCAGAAGGGGAAGCAACCGCCGCACTTCTAACTAAGAAAGATTTAGCATATTCATCCGTGAGTCAAGATTATGATTCAATACTATTTGGTGCTAAAAGGTTGATAAGGAATTTGACAGTTAGTGGGAAAAGAAAAATCCCCAATAGAAATGTGTATGTGGATATCGTACCAGAAATAATAGAGTACTCTCAAGTACTAAAGACTAATAATCTAACTCACCAACAGCTTGTGGATGTTGGAATCTTGATTGGTACTGACTTTAATCCTGATGGATTTAGTGGCATTGGTCCTAAAAATGCCTTAAAATTGATACAAAAGTACAAGAAGATTGAAGACATAGAAAAAATAAAAGCAGAACTACTGACCACACCATACAATGAAATAAGGGAAATATTTCTGAATCCCCAAGTTACTGACATAGAGGATTTAAATATTGAATTTAATGAGATAGAGAAGGAAAAAACCATAAAATATCTTTGTGATGAGAAAAATTTCTCCAATGAAAGAGTTATCAACCACTTGGGAAGGCTTGAAAAAAGTATTGTTAAAAGAAGTCAATCTCTTGACAAATGGTTTTAG
- a CDS encoding VTT domain-containing protein — MDYLAIFLLTFISAVLIIVPIPYFPILMTAVLVTDLDPNLIVLFGALGAVSAKSIIYMISYYGTNIGNLKRNFNSEDYPETYRILRKYGGLTIFLAGITPIPDNIIFIPFGMYRYNPLKFILITFSSKMLLNVIVVWGTIIIGKPIIGNFSEMSLDINTLIAAVIISLVLFTILFIFFLKIKWAVFLERFFVKIRSLRKNRNS, encoded by the coding sequence ATGGATTACTTAGCGATATTTCTTTTGACATTCATTTCTGCGGTGCTAATTATTGTTCCAATTCCTTATTTTCCCATTCTAATGACAGCAGTTTTAGTCACTGATTTAGATCCAAATTTAATAGTTCTATTTGGCGCACTTGGAGCCGTAAGTGCTAAATCAATTATATATATGATTAGCTATTATGGAACAAACATTGGTAATTTAAAAAGAAACTTTAATTCAGAGGATTATCCAGAAACTTATAGGATCCTAAGAAAATATGGGGGTTTAACGATATTTCTGGCAGGTATTACACCTATTCCGGACAATATTATTTTTATTCCATTTGGAATGTATAGATATAATCCTCTAAAATTCATCTTGATCACATTTTCTTCCAAAATGCTATTGAACGTAATAGTAGTGTGGGGAACAATAATTATTGGCAAACCAATAATAGGAAATTTTTCTGAAATGTCTTTAGATATTAATACATTAATTGCTGCAGTAATAATATCATTAGTCTTATTTACTATTTTATTCATATTCTTCTTAAAGATTAAATGGGCTGTTTTTCTCGAAAGATTTTTTGTAAAAATAAGATCGTTGAGAAAAAATAGGAATTCATAG
- a CDS encoding CdvA-like protein: MSELKLEFVSKKVKDMYGTFIGKVVGIITDIEGSIESVSVDCGSSGIKNLPYEQLLVQGDYVIFIPRWRLDAQKLLREKSLTLKRIKALQEIVADNDNMKDDAELVYLKYEKRLDDLGENTKEIIERLHQRISEIDMESKRIKAVLFDAKLQYKSNEITEDIYQQITIHTNELIEHVNLEKTEINNIINKLTQQTVDNTATSNNNEIKNDQLNVQNEDKEEVLDYNIQKLTQESEQDTNYNQGIQQDQEQQEVGSNAEGAESSTNEVTNYVEASLGNNIENNESSHIMATNN, encoded by the coding sequence ATGAGCGAATTGAAGCTCGAATTTGTCAGTAAAAAAGTTAAAGACATGTATGGAACATTCATTGGAAAAGTTGTAGGTATCATCACAGATATAGAAGGATCTATAGAATCCGTAAGTGTAGACTGTGGATCAAGTGGTATAAAAAATTTACCTTATGAACAACTGTTGGTACAAGGCGACTATGTCATTTTTATTCCGAGGTGGCGATTGGATGCACAAAAGCTCTTGCGAGAAAAATCTTTGACATTGAAGAGGATTAAAGCTTTGCAAGAAATCGTAGCTGATAACGACAATATGAAAGACGATGCAGAATTGGTATACTTAAAGTATGAAAAAAGGTTGGATGATTTAGGCGAAAACACCAAAGAGATTATCGAGAGACTTCATCAAAGAATATCTGAAATAGATATGGAATCGAAAAGAATAAAAGCAGTTTTATTTGATGCAAAGTTACAATATAAGAGTAACGAAATAACAGAAGATATTTATCAGCAGATAACTATACACACTAATGAATTAATAGAACATGTCAACTTAGAAAAAACAGAAATAAACAACATAATTAACAAGCTTACACAACAAACAGTAGACAACACAGCTACCTCAAACAACAACGAAATCAAGAATGATCAATTAAACGTCCAAAATGAAGATAAAGAAGAGGTATTAGATTATAATATTCAAAAGCTAACCCAAGAATCGGAACAAGATACGAATTATAATCAAGGGATTCAACAAGACCAGGAACAACAAGAAGTGGGATCAAATGCAGAAGGCGCTGAAAGTTCTACCAATGAAGTAACTAACTATGTGGAAGCGTCGTTAGGAAATAATATAGAAAACAACGAATCCAGCCATATAATGGCTACAAATAATTAA
- a CDS encoding GNAT family N-acetyltransferase → MNIRRARSSDKNKVLNFCMNTFEWGDYIDRAWDNWISEPSSLLFVCETQLSSFISKSDLVGVIHILHCSNNSLWIEGLRINKPYRNNGFATALLNRSIDYGIKNNLNECCALVSQGNFASQKMLEKLGFLKLFTCTYYNIRLEKLGLTGKKLSPFANMRAIKLVIKTPQLADVAKIRRYLSDLNIIKIMDDRYFDSWRFYKFNMDYSNLVLLIKSNELLIVLNEDRIVGVVMIKTIVSQDSFDKKPTIQISYFNCIKRSLYLKVLYLLLEKYHNDDRFDNIQVFLPTFLGLRKFLSFKSIDYSDRFYLYAKKLKIFGTGCNIPVND, encoded by the coding sequence ATGAATATCCGTAGGGCTAGATCCTCTGATAAAAATAAAGTCTTGAATTTTTGCATGAATACGTTTGAATGGGGGGATTATATTGATAGGGCTTGGGATAATTGGATAAGTGAGCCATCGAGTCTGCTATTTGTCTGTGAAACTCAGTTATCATCTTTCATTTCAAAATCAGATCTCGTAGGAGTCATCCATATTCTTCATTGTTCAAATAATTCATTATGGATTGAAGGGCTACGGATAAATAAGCCGTATAGAAACAATGGTTTTGCCACCGCCCTCTTAAATCGTAGTATTGATTATGGAATCAAGAATAACTTAAATGAATGCTGTGCTTTGGTTTCTCAAGGTAATTTTGCCTCTCAAAAAATGCTAGAAAAATTAGGATTTTTGAAACTCTTCACATGCACTTATTATAATATACGGTTAGAAAAATTAGGACTTACGGGCAAGAAATTATCCCCATTTGCAAATATGCGAGCAATCAAATTAGTTATTAAGACACCACAGTTAGCTGACGTCGCCAAGATTCGTAGATACTTATCTGATCTAAATATTATAAAGATAATGGATGATAGATATTTTGATTCTTGGAGATTCTACAAGTTCAATATGGATTATTCAAACTTAGTTTTACTAATAAAAAGTAATGAATTATTGATTGTTTTAAATGAAGATAGAATAGTAGGAGTTGTAATGATAAAAACAATTGTTAGTCAAGATAGCTTCGACAAAAAACCTACGATACAAATTAGTTACTTTAATTGTATTAAAAGGTCTTTATACTTAAAAGTCCTATATCTACTGCTAGAGAAATATCATAATGACGATCGATTTGATAATATTCAGGTTTTTTTACCGACTTTTCTAGGATTGAGAAAATTTCTTAGTTTCAAATCAATTGATTACTCGGATCGGTTTTATCTGTATGCAAAAAAATTAAAAATATTCGGGACAGGTTGTAATATACCCGTGAATGATTAA
- a CDS encoding SDR family NAD(P)-dependent oxidoreductase, whose translation MKLNGKVTIITGASGGIGKSVAQKVLEEGSKVVLVSRNKNKLKKTVEELGKNDNLIHMAADVSHESEVLSVIEQTLTAFDKIDNLINCAAIINDPTPFHLMTEDQWTNLMNVNLKGTFQPIKAVIPLMIEQKSGNIINISSLLGIRAIPKVPFSVYGVTKAGIIMLTKSIAVEYGQYNIRCNCIAPSTIRSPMMEPYLQDENAKRMLEGSFPLKRIGDPEDVANAILFLASDDSKWITGTVMTLDGGISAKL comes from the coding sequence ATGAAACTGAATGGAAAGGTAACTATTATTACAGGTGCATCTGGTGGGATTGGAAAATCAGTAGCACAAAAAGTACTTGAAGAAGGTAGTAAAGTGGTTTTAGTTTCTAGAAATAAAAATAAATTAAAAAAAACCGTAGAGGAGTTGGGCAAGAATGATAATTTGATACATATGGCGGCGGATGTATCTCATGAATCTGAGGTATTAAGTGTTATTGAACAAACTTTGACTGCTTTTGATAAAATAGATAATCTCATAAATTGTGCAGCAATAATTAACGATCCTACACCATTCCATCTAATGACTGAAGATCAATGGACGAACTTGATGAATGTTAATCTAAAAGGAACGTTTCAGCCTATCAAAGCAGTGATTCCCTTGATGATCGAACAAAAATCAGGTAATATCATCAATATATCATCATTATTGGGAATAAGAGCTATACCAAAGGTACCATTTTCAGTATATGGTGTCACAAAGGCAGGTATCATAATGTTAACAAAAAGTATAGCAGTAGAATACGGACAATACAATATAAGATGTAATTGTATAGCACCGTCTACCATTCGCAGTCCTATGATGGAACCATATTTACAGGACGAGAACGCAAAAAGGATGTTAGAGGGATCATTTCCATTAAAAAGGATTGGCGATCCAGAGGATGTTGCTAATGCCATTTTATTTTTAGCTTCAGATGATTCAAAGTGGATAACCGGAACAGTGATGACGTTAGATGGGGGAATATCAGCTAAACTATAG
- a CDS encoding VOC family protein → MTTKIFVNLPVKDLNRAVEFFTKLGFKFNPQFTDKNATCMIISEDIFVMLLVEEFFKTFTKKEICNTSKNIEAIIALSAESRENVDEMINKAIEAGGIEPRKPQDHGWMYDRAFEDIDGHLWEITYMNKSSLKSND, encoded by the coding sequence ATGACAACAAAAATTTTCGTGAACTTGCCTGTGAAGGATCTAAACAGGGCAGTAGAGTTCTTTACTAAACTTGGTTTTAAATTTAATCCTCAATTTACGGATAAAAATGCAACATGTATGATAATCAGTGAAGATATTTTTGTCATGCTACTAGTTGAAGAGTTTTTTAAAACCTTTACTAAAAAAGAAATTTGCAATACTTCAAAAAATATAGAAGCCATAATAGCATTATCGGCTGAGAGTAGAGAAAACGTTGATGAAATGATTAATAAAGCGATAGAGGCTGGAGGAATTGAACCGAGAAAACCACAAGACCATGGATGGATGTATGACCGTGCTTTTGAGGATATTGATGGACATCTGTGGGAAATAACATACATGAATAAAAGCAGCTTAAAATCAAATGACTAA